The Henckelia pumila isolate YLH828 chromosome 2, ASM3356847v2, whole genome shotgun sequence genome includes a window with the following:
- the LOC140882068 gene encoding pre-mRNA-splicing factor ATP-dependent RNA helicase DEAH10, whose amino-acid sequence MPSMASNSSTPSDVNKLKEPKSDALIRRQKIEQHKKALPIAAVEQRLLEEVCKNDVLIIVGETGSGKTTQLPQYLFNGGFCRSGGLIGITQPRRVAAVTVAKRVAEECAVALGQKVGYAVRFDDVTSSSTRIKYMTDGLLLREALLDPYLSKYSVIIVDEAHERTVQTDVLLGLLKNVQKIRSQGASDIVNGDCTKVENGILKENAIQYTSWLKHCRDKKLSPLKLIIMSASLDAQVFSEFFGGAKAVHVLGRQYPVDILYTHQPETDYLDAALITIFQIHLEEGPGDILVFLTGQEEIESIERLINERLPKLPEIKCKLLIFPMFASLPSEKQMKVFSPAPLGFRKVILATNIAETSVTIPGIKYVIDPGMVKMRSYDASTGIEPLIIVKTSKAQALQRSGRAGREWPGKCFRLYPESEFEKLKDSTTPEIKRSNLSNVILQLKALGIDDIMGFNFIEEPSRIAIIKSLELLFLLGALTEAGKLSDPVGRQMARLPLDPIYSKALVVANQFNCLEEMLIIVALLSVESIFYAPREKLEESRTALRSFSSPEGDHLTLLNVFRVSAEFLQKNKLISSEEKAEKKLRKWCKENFINGRSLKHARDIHSQIRKNAEQMGLSITSCGDDMLVFRRCLAASFFLNAALKQADGTYRALSSGLMVHIHPSSVLFRAKPECVIFDELVRTNQNYVRNVSRIDYLWLVELAPQCYAMQ is encoded by the exons ATGCCTTCAATGGCTTCTAATAGCTCCACTCCTTCAGATGTCAATAAACTAAAGGAACCCAAATCCGACGCTTTAATCAG GAGGCAAAAGATTGAGCAACACAAGAAAGCACTGCCAATTGCTGCAG ttgAACAGAGACTCCTGGAGGAGGTTTGCAAGAATGATGTACTAATTATTGTTGGTGAAACTGGAAGTGGGAAGACAACTC AGCTACCCCAGTATCTTTTTAATGGAGGATTCTGCCGCAGTGGTGGACTCATTGGTATAACTCAACCTAGACGTGTTGCTGCTGTGACCGTTGCGAAACGAGTTGCAGAGGAATGTGCCGTTGCATTGGGGCAAAAAGTTGGATATGCTGTCAGATTTGATGATGTGACTTCTAGTTCTACGAGGATCAAATACATGACAGATGGCTTGTTATTGAG GGAAGCATTATTGGATCCATATCTCTCTAAATATTCTGTTATTATCGTTGATGAGGCTCATGAGAGAACAGTCCAGACTGATGTACTGCTTGGTCTGTTGAAGAATGTACAAAAGATAAGGTCTCAAGGTGCCAGTGACATTGTAAATGGTGATTGTACAAAAGTTGAGAACGGCATACTAAAAGAGAACGCTATCCAATATACCAGCTGGCTCAAGCATTGTCGAGACAAAAAGTTATCTCCGTTGAAGTTAATTATCATGTCTGCCAGTCTGGATGCACAAGTTTTTTCTGAGTTCTTTGGTGGTGCGAAAGCCGTCCATGTCCTAGGGCGTCAATATCCTGTTGACATACTATACACTCATCAACCTGAGACCGATTATTTAGATGCAGCCTTGATTACTATATTCCAG ATACATCTCGAGGAAGGTCCAGGTGATATACTTGTGTTCTTGACAGGCCAAGAAGAGATAGAATCCATTGAGAGGTTAATTAATGAGCGCCTTCCAAAGTTGCCTGAAATCAAGTGCAAGCTTCTTATCTTTCCGATGTTTGCATCTCTTCCTTCTGAGAAACAGATGAAAGTTTTCAGTCCCGCACCCCTTGGGTTTCGCAAG GTAATATTAGCAACCAATATTGCCGAGACTTCAGTGACAATACCTGGAATTAAGTATGTCATTGACCCAGGAATGGTGAAAATGCGCTCATATGATGCTTCTACAGGGATCGAGCCATTGATCATTGTCAAAACTTCAAAAGCACAAGCTCTTCAAAGGAG TGGACGTGCAGGTCGTGAATGGCCTGGAAAATGCTTCCGCCTTTATCCGGAAAGTGAATTTGAGAAGCTCAAAGATTCCACTACGCCAGAAATCAAGAGATCCAACCTCTCAAATGTTATTTTACAACTTAAAGCATTAGGCATTGATGATATTATGGGGTTTAACTTCATTGAAGAACCTTCCAG GATTGCCATCATCAAGTCGCTGGAGCTGTTATTCTTGTTAGGTGCTCTCACAGAAGCGGGTAAATTATCCGATCCAGTTGGACGTCAAATGGCCAGGCTTCCATTGGATCCTATTTATTCCAAAGCACTGGTTGTTGCCAATCAATTTAATTGCTTAGAAGAAATGTTAATAATTGTTGCACTGCTCTCAGTCGAATCTATATTTTATGCTCCACGTGAAAAGTTGGAAGAG TCACGAACTGCTTTGAGAAGCTTCTCCAGTCCGGAGGGGGATCATTTGACATTACTGAACGTTTTCCGTGTTTCTGCTGAGTTCTTGCAAAAGAACAAGCTGATAAGCAGTGAAGAAAAGGCTGAAAAGAAACTCCGAAAATGGTGCAAGGAAAACTTTATTAACGGCCGCTCCCTAAAGCATGCTCGTGATATCCACAG TCAAATACGGAAGAATGCCGAACAGATGGGTCTGAGTATCACTTCGTGTGGAGATGACATGCTCGTGTTCCGCAGATGCCTCGCTGCTTCGTTTTTCCTTAACGCGGCGTTGAAGCAGGCTGACGGTACTTACAG GGCTTTGTCGAGTGGCTTGATGGTGCATATTCACCCGTCTTCTGTGCTATTCCGTGCGAAACCAGAGTGTGTAATCTTCGACGAACTTGTTCGAACAAACCAAAACTATGTACGCAACGTTTCTAGAATAGATTACTTGTGGTTAGTTGAGTTAGCTCCTCAATGTTATGCCATGCAGTAG